A region of Sugiyamaella lignohabitans strain CBS 10342 chromosome A, complete sequence DNA encodes the following proteins:
- the GAT2 gene encoding Gat2p (Protein containing GATA family zinc finger motifs; similar to Gln3p and Dal80p; expression repressed by leucine; GO_component: GO:0005634 - nucleus [Evidence ISA] [PMID 10392447]; GO_function: GO:0003677 - DNA binding [Evidence IEA]; GO_function: GO:0046872 - metal ion binding [Evidence IEA]; GO_function: GO:0043565 - sequence-specific DNA binding [Evidence IEA]; GO_function: GO:0000981 - sequence-specific DNA binding RNA polymerase II transcription factor activity [Evidence ISA] [PMID 10392447]; GO_function: GO:0003700 - sequence-specific DNA binding transcription factor activity [Evidence IEA]; GO_function: GO:0008270 - zinc ion binding [Evidence IEA]; GO_process: GO:0006357 - regulation of transcription from RNA polymerase II promoter [Evidence ISA] [PMID 10392447]; GO_process: GO:0006355 - regulation of transcription, DNA-templated [Evidence IEA]) → MQAVLDSTLLPATFSSHDFAMSSMQSPMASYPDQQHQQQHQQHQHQQHQQQQNHQQQQQPHLQQHGQTQFQHYQQYSSQQHPQHQPQVVNQPISPNSYPEGMVYDKRHGAGAGGQVSVAAAAAAAVAANASPSSTPSTTRMAPPTPERSRNPSRVDIPTLHSPHSGSGSSGNSATGTNSAASAAAQAAAAAAAAAANSSSNSSTSLATAGAGSARLADDNSLVCILSPLGTILYVSPSSTTFLGSYPNDIAGSSIMDYIHPDDLDQFISSMSAIVSNGTSLQMIYRLKFAANQYRVYEGFGRPSNEEVDGYQGMGQGMVLISKPATNNHHNQSNGPPSPTSSSNESIWSRRQASRMQKGLVLNQAPAKLEYNEHQQIRSGPATAATNSTSSSNGMVSMTPLDAASVSLYDQSPLSVATNGYTSTISPYEEDISHSSSSSSLLSGLNPPPSATPSLVSFDDSTNWNIDGPPLSATAATGSGAYPYGYSGMRSYSYFDMGNDSTIMEELKSPRAAPNDYYPVKDDSTLNSMNQSANMENHSYWDNVANSELVSPNFFVPNSGASTGSSSSTPTSASNMHTLPKTTYSPSASYFVDSAAQARAKSYSLPGLFDVNAPVRYQPYHQAGVSSSANAAGGNHSHIDFSGYSMSVKKSPVDGGYLNGQAVRKANVNSLAKTRKLSKPPSMSTLPNMASSNLINKTRRKSKQQNRDDMMLYVCTECGVKESPEWRKGPKGPKTLCNACGLRWAKWTRQKSTSHDDK, encoded by the coding sequence ATGCAAGCAGTGTTGGATTCTACTTTACTGCCAGCTACTTTTAGCTCTCATGATTTTGCTATGTCTTCCATGCAGAGTCCCATGGCCTCATACCCGgatcaacaacaccagcaacagcaccaacaacaccagcatcaacaacaccaacaacaacagaatcatcaacaacaacaacaaccacatcTCCAACAACACGGACAAACCCAGTTTCAGCATTATCAACAGTACTCCTCACAACAACACCCACAGCATCAACCTCAAGTTGTAAACCAACCTATTTCCCCCAACTCTTATCCCGAGGGAATGGTTTATGACAAGAGAcatggtgctggtgctggtggtcagGTATcagttgcagcagcagctgctgccgctgtagctgctaatgcttctccttcttccaCTCCTTCTACTACTAGAATGGCTCCTCCTACTCCAGAGAGATCCAGAAACCCATCTCGAGTGGATATTCCTACTTTACACAGTCCTCATTCAGGATCTGGGTCGAGTGGTAATTCTGCTACTGGCACAaactcagcagcttcagcagcagcacaagctgctgctgccgctgcggccgctgctgctaatagcAGTTCTAATTCATCAACTTCTTTGGCCACAGCTGGCGCTGGTTCTGCTCGCTTGGCTGATGATAATAGTCTTGTGTGCATTCTGTCTCCTTTAGGAACCATTCTGTATGTTAGTCCATCGTCCACCACCTTCCTTGGCTCATACCCTAACGACATTGCCGGAAGTTCCATCATGGATTATATCCATCCCGACGATTTGGATCAGTTTATCTCGTCTATGAGTGCCATTGTTTCCAATGGTACTTCGCTGCAAATGATTTATCGACTCAAGTTTGCTGCTAATCAATACAGAGTGTATGAAGGGTTTGGTCGTCCATCCAACGAAGAGGTTGATGGATATCAAGGCATGGGTCAAGGTATGGTTCTAATTTCCAAACCAGCTACTAATAATCATCACAACCAAAGCAATGGACCTCCTAGTCCCACCAGTTCATCTAATGAAAGTATTTGGTCGAGACGCCAGGCTTCTCGCATGCAAAAGGGTCTTGTTCTTAATCAAGCTCCTGCTAAGCTTGAATATAATGAACACCAACAAATCCGATCCGGtcctgctactgctgctactaatTCCACCTCTTCGTCAAATGGTATGGTTTCTATGACGCCTCTTGATGCAGCATCAGTTTCTTTGTATGACCAATCACCGTTGTCGGTTGCTACTAATGGCTATACATCGACCATTTCTCcatatgaagaagatatttcgcactcatcgtcgtcatcctctTTACTCAGTGGTCTTAATCCACCACCTTCGGCCACTCCGTCACTTGTATCGTTTGACGACTCGACAAACTGGAATATTGACGGTCCACCACtttcagcaacagcagccactgGTTCAGGTGCATATCCTTATGGCTATTCAGGTATGCGATCATATTCATACTTTGATATGGGTAATGATTCAACGATTATGGAAGAACTGAAGTCGCCAAGAGCCGCTCCTAACGATTATTACCCCGTTAAGGACGACTCGACGCTGAATTCGATGAACCAGTCGGCCAATATGGAGAACCACAGTTACTGGGACAATGTGGCTAATAGCGAGCTTGTATCGCCCAACTTTTTTGTTCCTAATTCAGGAGCAAGTACCGGttcgtcttcgtcaacaCCCACTTCAGCCTCTAACATGCATACACTACCAAAAACTACATACAGTCCGAGTGCCTCGTATTTTGTCGATTCGGCAGCACAAGCACGAGCCAAATCATACTCACTTCCCGGACTGTTTGACGTCAATGCTCCTGTTCGATACCAACCGTACCACCAAGCAGGTGTTTCGTCATCAGCAAATGCCGCTGGCGGCAACCACAGCCACATTGATTTCTCGGGCTATTCCATGTCGGTGAAAAAGTCGCCTGTTGATGGCGGTTATCTTAACGGACAGGCGGTCCGTAAAGCCAATGTAAACAGTCTGGCCAAGACAAGAAAGCTGTCTAAACCACCATCAATGTCGACTCTGCCGAACATGGCGTCATCCAACCTCATCAACAAGACGCGCCGAAAGAGCAAGCAGCAAAACAGAGACGACATGATGCTGTACGTGTGCACCGAGTGTGGAGTCAAGGAGTCGCCTGAGTGGAGAAAGGGACCCAAGGGACCCAAAACACTCTGCAACGCCTGTGGTCTCCGATGGGCTAAGTGGACCAGACAAAAGTCGACCTCTCACGACGACAAGTAA
- the ETR1 gene encoding Etr1p (2-enoyl thioester reductase; member of the medium chain dehydrogenase/reductase family; localized to in mitochondria, where it has a probable role in fatty acid synthesis; GO_component: GO:0005759 - mitochondrial matrix [Evidence IEA]; GO_component: GO:0005739 - mitochondrion [Evidence IEA]; GO_component: GO:0005739 - mitochondrion [Evidence IDA] [PMID 11509667]; GO_component: GO:0005739 - mitochondrion [Evidence IDA] [PMID 14576278]; GO_component: GO:0005739 - mitochondrion [Evidence IDA] [PMID 16823961]; GO_function: GO:0003677 - DNA binding [Evidence IEA]; GO_function: GO:0004319 - enoyl-[acyl-carrier-protein] reductase (NADPH, B-specific) activity [Evidence IEA]; GO_function: GO:0016631 - enoyl-[acyl-carrier-protein] reductase activity [Evidence IDA] [PMID 11509667]; GO_function: GO:0016491 - oxidoreductase activity [Evidence IEA,IEA]; GO_function: GO:0019166 - trans-2-enoyl-CoA reductase (NADPH) activity [Evidence IEA]; GO_function: GO:0008270 - zinc ion binding [Evidence IEA]; GO_process: GO:0009060 - aerobic respiration [Evidence IMP] [PMID 11509667]; GO_process: GO:0006633 - fatty acid biosynthetic process [Evidence IEA]; GO_process: GO:0006633 - fatty acid biosynthetic process [Evidence IMP] [PMID 11509667]; GO_process: GO:0006631 - fatty acid metabolic process [Evidence IEA]; GO_process: GO:0006629 - lipid metabolic process [Evidence IEA]; GO_process: GO:0055114 - oxidation-reduction process [Evidence IEA,IEA]), whose protein sequence is MFSLSPGARGPWRAISSFERIGRSLRYSSTVSRAIIYSEYGNPRECVKVFEHKLEAPTGSQAIIRLLAAPINPSDINQIEGVYPSRPELSTKIGTTQPSAVGGNEGVFEVVSVGNGVSSLKVGDWVLPGALNFGTWRTHISVDESQVYKLRSSEGLTPLQAATVSVNPTTAHQMLTEFVNLQKGDWFIQNGATSGVGRAAIQLGRIWGLNSISVIRDRAEPDLAKIKDDLYSLGATHVVTDSELNDKSIKKQIDEWTGGASIQLGFNCVGGKSATNVARQLGHSGQLITYGGMSKQPLTFPTSLFIFKNFISRGYWLSEWSKKNPQGKFAVVEKLLDLYRAGELTDVPVTKNTWRESSSNSEIEETFKTAIDNSKTGKQLIELV, encoded by the coding sequence ATGTTTTCGTTATCACCAGGTGCCAGAGGGCCGTGGAGAGCTATTAGTAGTTTTGAAAGGATAGGGAGGAGCTTGAGATACTCTTCGACAGTTTCTCGAGCCATTATCTATTCGGAGTATGGTAATCCCCGGGAGTGCGTGAAGGTGTTTGAGCACAAGCTCGAGGCTCCTACTGGAAGCCAGGCCATCATCCGGCTTTTGGCAGCTCCTATTAATCCCTCGGATATCAATCAGATTGAAGGTGTGTATCCTAGCAGACCAGAATTGAGTACCAAGATTGGTACAACCCAACCATCCGCTGTCGGCGGTAATGAGGGTGTCTTCGAGGTCGTTTCGGTTGGTAACGGTGTCAGCTCATTGAAGGTTGGTGACTGGGTGCTGCCTGGAGCACTGAATTTCGGAACTTGGCGCACTCACATCTCTGTAGACGAATCTCAAGTCTACAAATTGCGTTCGTCCGAGGGACTGACTCCCCTTCAGGCTGCTACTGTGTCTGTTAATCCGACCACGGCCCACCAGATGTTGACGGAGTTTGTCAACCTCCAAAAAGGTGATTGGTTTATCCAAAATGGTGCTACATCTGGTGTTGGTCGTGCTGCTATTCAATTGGGCAGAATCTGGGGCCTCAACTCTATTTCTGTGATTCGAGACAGAGCAGAGCCTGATCTTGCCAAAATCAAGGATGATCTGTATTCGTTAGGAGCTACTCATGTAGTGACTGACAGCGAGCTAAATGATAAATCTATCAAGAAACAGATTGATGAATGGACAGGAGGAGCATCAATTCAACTAGGATTTAACTGTGTAGGCGGCAAGTCTGCTACTAATGTTGCTCGTCAATTGGGCCACTCGGGTCAGCTAATCACATATGGTGGAATGTCTAAACAGCCATTGACTTTCCCAACCTcgttgtttatttttaagAACTTTATTTCTCGTGGATACTGGCTGTCTGAATGGAGCAAGAAAAACCCCCAGGGCAAATTTGCGGTTGTTGAGAAACTGTTGGATCTGTACCGTGCTGGAGAGCTCACTGATGTTCCTGTTACCAAGAACACTTGGAGAGAGAGTAGCAGTAATTCAGAAATCGAGGAGACTTTTAAAACTGCCATTGACAATTCCAAGACCGGCAAGCAGCTTATAGAACTTGTGTAA
- the SGV1 gene encoding cyclin-dependent serine/threonine protein kinase SGV1, whose protein sequence is MTNQLPPALADFRGCSKIDDYSVLEKLGEGTFGEVHKASYKPTSQLVALKKILLHNEEEGFPITALREIKILKELHHENIIPLLDMSVQKGDRANRKRCTMYMVTPYMDHDLTGLLENPRVRLTLPQIKCYFQQLLQGMNHIHQLKYLHRDIKASNILIDNNGIVKIADFGLARQYLGQRPTEKGGAGPGKHRYTAMVVTRWYRPPELILGEARYTTAIDMWGIGCVFAEMFRRKPILQGHSDTDQGHLIFQLLGSPTQETMPGYDKLPVAEKTTFGPYKRQFEAVYRDLPEEARDLLSSLLRLDAEKRLSALGALAHSFFHTDPPAARPEDLPKYAESHELTARKNRQNKQNNENNNGHSRPHAPNAPHAQNAVYARANELDNFEAGRLDSADGRHGVGRGGRGDRFDNDYDRRNYPNDGARYHINNGHGYGQGYNQGHGHGYGHKPHGYGGYNNNYNNHPNNYNNNNHGNHHNNYNNNYNGHNNYNNPSNQANFNNRGGQPGSYNRGTGFRSYNPPVVPPYRKGNGPYPVHHPQPPPGPPPAPPYRRSQPPPPPPSHPPPPHDLDPPYRRGVRPDEAPAAPPYRQAPGTGPSGLNYDEDNRQ, encoded by the coding sequence ATGACGAACCAGTTGCCGCCGGCTTTGGCAGATTTTCGCGGCTGCTCAAAGATAGATGACTACTCTGTTCTGGAGAAACTGGGAGAGGGAACGTTTGGCGAGGTGCACAAGGCTTCGTACAAACCGACTTCACAGCTGGTAgcattgaaaaaaattctgCTTCATAATGAAGAGGAGGGTTTCCCTATAACAGCTCTGAGGGAGATCAAGATCTTGAAGGAACTTCATCATGAGAATATAATCCCGCTGCTCGATATGAGCGTTCAAAAGGGCGATAGAGCCAATCGCAAGCGCTGCACCATGTATATGGTTACGCCATATATGGATCATGATCTGACTGGACTGCTGGAGAATCCTCGGGTCAGGTTGACTCTGCCACAGATCAAATGCTATTTTCAACAACTCTTGCAAGGAATGAACCATATACATCAACTGAAATATTTACACCGAGATATCAAAGCATCCAACATCTTAATTGATAATAACGGCATAGTCAAGATTGCTGATTTTGGTCTGGCAAGACAGTATTTGGGCCAGCGTCCAACTGAAAAAGGTGGTGCTGGACCTGGCAAGCACAGATATACTGCTATGGTTGTAACCAGATGGTACAGACCTCCAGAACTCATATTAGGTGAAGCGAGATATACAACTGCCATCGACATGTGGGGAATTGGATGTGTTTTTGCTGAAATGTTCAGACGCAAACCTATTCTTCAAGGACATTCCGATACAGATCAAGGTCATTTAATATTCCAGTTGCTTGGATCTCCGACTCAAGAAACCATGCCTGGATACGATAAACTTCCAGTCGCTGAAAAGACCACTTTTGGGCCATACAAGAGACAGTTTGAAGCTGTCTATAGAGATCTTCCTGAGGAAGCTCGAGATTTGTTAAGCTCTTTATTGCGATTAGATGCCGAAAAGCGATTGTCCGCTTTAGGTGCTCTGGCACATAGTTTTTTCCACACTGATCCGCCAGCTGCTCGACCAGAAGATTTGCCAAAGTACGCTGAATCTCATGAATTAACTGCTAGAAAAAACCGTCAGAATAAGCAGaataatgaaaataataacgGCCACTCTAGACCACACGCTCCAAATGCCCCCCATGCTCAAAATGCAGTCTATGCTCGAGCCAATGAGTTAGACAATTTTGAAGCTGGTAGATTGGACAGCGCTGATGGTCGTCATGGTGTTGGTCGTGGTGGTCGCGGTGACCGTTTTGATAACGATTATGACCGACGGAACTATCCAAATGATGGCGCCAGGTATCATATTAATAATGGCCATGGGTATGGCCAAGGATATAATCAGGGCCATGGTCACGGATATGGTCACAAGCCCCATGGCTATGGTGGTTATAACAACAACTACAACAATCATCCTAATAATtacaacaataacaatcATGGCAACCACCACAATAactacaacaacaattacaATGGCCACAACAATTACAACAACCCGAGCAATCAAGCTAATTTTAATAACCGCGGCGGTCAGCCAGGTTCATACAATAGAGGGACGGGATTTCGCTCTTACAACCCGCCAGTCGTTCCACCATATCGTAAAGGCAATGGTCCTTATCCAGTTCATCATCCACAACCTCCTCCAGGTCCACCACCTGCGCCTCCTTATAGACGCTCTCAGCCCCCACCGCCACCTCCATCacatcctcctccacctcaTGACCTTGACCCTCCATATAGGAGAGGGGTGAGGCCAGATGAAGCACCCGCAGCTCCTCCCTATCGCCAGGCTCCGGGAACTGGTCCATCTGGCTTAAATTATGATGAGGATAATCGTCAATAA
- the UBC11 gene encoding putative E2 ubiquitin-protein ligase UBC11 (Ubiquitin-conjugating enzyme; most similar in sequence to Xenopus ubiquitin-conjugating enzyme E2-C, but not a true functional homolog of this E2; unlike E2-C, not required for the degradation of mitotic cyclin Clb2; GO_component: GO:0005737 - cytoplasm [Evidence IC] [PMID 8982460]; GO_function: GO:0005524 - ATP binding [Evidence IEA]; GO_function: GO:0016881 - acid-amino acid ligase activity [Evidence IEA]; GO_function: GO:0016874 - ligase activity [Evidence IEA]; GO_function: GO:0000166 - nucleotide binding [Evidence IEA]; GO_function: GO:0004842 - ubiquitin-protein transferase activity [Evidence IEA]; GO_function: GO:0004842 - ubiquitin-protein transferase activity [Evidence ISS] [PMID 9675819]; GO_process: GO:0006513 - protein monoubiquitination [Evidence TAS] [PMID 8982460]; GO_process: GO:0000209 - protein polyubiquitination [Evidence TAS] [PMID 8982460]; GO_process: GO:0016567 - protein ubiquitination [Evidence IEA]): MSQTPGISAFPESDSNLLQWTGTIDGPEGTPYEGLSFKISLHFPQKYPFVAPTLKFISPMWHPNIDMAGNICLDILKEKWSAIYNVQTILLSLQSLLGEPNNSSPLNAEAASLWDRDPAEYKRRVLLRSHGEGGSA; this comes from the coding sequence ATGTCGCAAACACCAGGAATCTCGGCGTTTCCCGAGTCGGACTCGAACCTGTTGCAATGGACAGGTACTATTGACGGACCCGAGGGCACGCCTTATGAGGGTCTGAGTTTCAAGATCTCGCTGCACTTTCCTCAGAAGTATCCGTTTGTGGCGCCCACTTTGAAGTTCATCAGTCCTATGTGGCACCCTAATATCGATATGGCAGGAAACATTTGTCTAGATATTCTTAAGGAGAAGTGGTCGGCTATTTATAACGTTCAGACCATTCTATTGTCTCTTCAGTCGCTGCTTGGTGAACCCAATAACAGCTCGCCTCTCAATGCCGAGGCTGCTAGTTTATGGGACCGTGATCCTGCCGAGTACAAGCGTCGTGTGCTGCTCAGATCGCATGGAGAAGGTGGTAGTGCTTAA